GGGTTGTTTTCAGGGATGTAGACAGAATAGGAGGACTGGGGGAAGGCGGGTGGGTTGTCATTGATATCTGCCACATTTAGGTAGATAAGCGTTTCTGTAGACAAAGGTGGAATTCCTTTGTCTGTAGCTGTTATAGTGATGTTGTACAAGGATACCTGTTCTCGATCTAGTACTGTATTGGTCACTAATTGATAATAATTGTCTACTGACTTTTCCAGTTCAAATGGCAGACTTCTTGAGATGGAACATGTTACCAGGCCATTCAGTCCAGAGTCTCGATCATACACTTGAAAAAGAGCAATTACTGTTCCTGGAGGTGTACTTTCAGCAACTGATCTACTTCCAGATGTAACTACCACTTCTGGTACATTATCATTTACATCCAAAATAGTTATTAAGACTTTTGCTCTGTCTAGTAGACCTGGCCGATCCCTGGCTTCAACATCCAGCTCATAAAAGCTTGAGTCCTCATAGTCTAGATTTGCAGAAGTTGATATTTCTCCCGTGGAaacatttaagcagaaaatcttTGAGATCTTTTCTGTTACCCTCAGGAAGGAATACGTTACTTCTGCATGGACTCCTTCATCCTGGTCAGTAGCATTTACCGACAATACTGGTGTACCTACTGGCAGATTTTCAGGAACATTCACATGGTAGACAGGCTGAGTAAACACTGGAGCATTGTCATTCACATCTAGGACAACTACCAGAATTTGTGCAGTGCCTGAGCGGATGGGGTCACCGCCATCCATAGCAGTAAGGACCAGGTGGTAAATGGCCTCTCCCTCCCGATCCAGGGCTCGCTCCAGCACCAGCTCCGGGTATTTGGGCCTATTAGCTTCGCCCCACACATCCACTGAGAAGTGACTATTCCCGCTGAGTTTGAAGCCCTGAAGAGAGTTCATTCCCACATCCAGGTCATAGACCTCCATTAGTGGAAAACGAGAGGATGGGActgcattttccagaattttcacTTCCAATTCTTCCCTGAAGAATCGTGGTGTATTGTCATTAATGTCCACTATTTCCACTTCAACGGGATAAAGATTCAGTTTATCCTCAATAAGGATGTTAAAACTCACCAGACACGGTGCAGTCTGAGCGCAGAGCTCCTCCCGGTCTATCCTGTCCGCGGTGACCAAGCTGCCGCTTTGTGGGTTCAGAGCGAAAAGCTGCGTCCTACCTCTGGAGACGATGCGGACGCCACGCTCCGCCAGCTCCCGGGGCTCCAGCCCCAGATCGTTGGCGATGTTCCCCACGAAGGAACCTTTATCTAGCTCCTCAAGAACGGAATAATGGATTGTCCTGGCCCCAGCCTCCCACAGAGTCCCTAGGAGAATAAA
The sequence above is a segment of the Neomonachus schauinslandi unplaced genomic scaffold, ASM220157v2 HiC_scaffold_3610, whole genome shotgun sequence genome. Coding sequences within it:
- the LOC110591169 gene encoding protocadherin gamma-A6-like, which codes for MAALQKRGRHSGIVVLFILLGTLWEAGARTIHYSVLEELDKGSFVGNIANDLGLEPRELAERGVRIVSRGRTQLFALNPQSGSLVTADRIDREELCAQTAPCLVSFNILIEDKLNLYPVEVEIVDINDNTPRFFREELEVKILENAVPSSRFPLMEVYDLDVGMNSLQGFKLSGNSHFSVDVWGEANRPKYPELVLERALDREGEAIYHLVLTAMDGGDPIRSGTAQILVVVLDVNDNAPVFTQPVYHVNVPENLPVGTPVLSVNATDQDEGVHAEVTYSFLRVTEKISKIFCLNVSTGEISTSANLDYEDSSFYELDVEARDRPGLLDRAKVLITILDVNDNVPEVVVTSGSRSVAESTPPGTVIALFQVYDRDSGLNGLVTCSISRSLPFELEKSVDNYYQLVTNTVLDREQVSLYNITITATDKGIPPLSTETLIYLNVADINDNPPAFPQSSYSVYIPEN